A region of the Nitrososphaerota archaeon genome:
TAGATTCACTTGGTTTGAAAAGATACTGCTGTAGAAGAATGATGTTGACAACCGTAGAGACAATGCAACAAGTCATTCCATTCTACGAGGCAATCCAGAGACGTTACTTGGAAGTTCAATCTGAGCTAGAGTAGTTTGCCAAAGATCACATCGGTAAGAGGCAGACTGCTTTACAATAGTCGCGGTAGCAAGAC
Encoded here:
- a CDS encoding DNA-directed RNA polymerase subunit N → MLIPVRCFTCGNLIADKYDDYQNRIKAGEEPIKVLDSLGLKRYCCRRMMLTTVETMQQVIPFYEAIQRRYLEVQSELE